A single genomic interval of Flavihumibacter rivuli harbors:
- a CDS encoding DEAD/DEAH box helicase, translated as MALPHLIKYVYTNGTEEVIRRGKKIHAIGFVELIEYDELLGSVTFRVKDDSYSTFYKVYIQKFQDPKSLSVRCSCPYNLGDICRHEAAALIQLQELLDKNLLKAEEVEYDQRHTVVKMKTIDLKTIKLLSAPQSIADAEKYLRTNKATIEHAADEVVKASVDLEGKTYQVVIRKNEERNFDTSCDFVDTKHPLCLPKVIVFIQLLNSYGANYFDSIRNWDKEKNKLLEAYGYSLNDDLSGKFEFAYKEGKPYLRVLDTSIKRLNPVQLSSKPKPVEKPVEVTETPVLEAEEEAAAKMRVGIVLNLHNKSYPGFFVEAVQGEPEESMERFVGKVEKIDLSKYVDTESFPENDKQLIPVIRRMQESELTKYLNRNSPFSGIWENIIHQDTEDLPAETKHLVVEYLHPKLKKMMIEQAENPFVFYLPSHKVFKTENLQPLGISNDPLVPYFKVQPRKSQYEITCHVKISGVELKVTANELQSNVLFLYQDNLYLWRNEEDVNRVETFMPKGSMTITKAAWPMQLKQLVLPLAKHYHVDFDPALISSYKDGDPEQRLVLQEKGDYLVFQPVFSYKGFETKPGDKDEIIVPDGDKVMIVHRNKEVETQFLQKLEALHSNFIRPEGSHNLVLKGNDVLRNNWFFLFVDAMKDMKVPVYGFEALKNFRFNTAKPQTRIQISSNTDWFDAKVDILFGDQKVTVAEVKRALSNKQQFVQLGDGSLGILPEEWIKKYSLLFRIGEGKHQHLKLSKYHMSVIDELYNERNEEELFLQLEEKYDRLKGFQTITEVDPPNHLAPILRPYQVFGFQWLNYLKEVNWGGILADDMGLGKTVQALSFLHHYKSSEGTLKALVVCPTTLMFNWENEIKKFTPALTYHIHHGGERTRNKAMLEGKNVIITTYGTLRSDIKLLVDMEFDCVVLDESQAIKNPSSKVTKAASLLRSKHRICMSGTPLQNNTFDIYAQMNFLNPGMLGSMEFFRQEFAIPIDKFGEQDRKEHLRKLLYPFILRRTKEQVAKDLPEKTETILWCEMDEEQRRIYDAYRNDYRDKILGTIDTQGMQKSQLTILQGLMKLRQICDSPAILNEQEKFENHSIKLEELSREITENIGNHKALIFSQFLGMLDLIRQKLKSQEVDFAYFDGSTSAPDREKAIQRFQNDENCRVFLISLKAGGVGLNLTAADYVYIVDPWWNPAVEQQAIDRTHRIGQTKNIFAYRMICKDTIEDKILQLQERKRVLAKDLIADDEGFVKNLTREDVEYLFS; from the coding sequence ATGGCTTTACCGCACCTTATCAAGTATGTGTATACCAATGGCACCGAGGAAGTGATCAGACGTGGGAAGAAGATCCATGCTATTGGTTTCGTGGAGTTGATCGAATACGACGAACTGCTGGGATCCGTTACCTTCCGGGTAAAGGACGATAGCTATTCTACCTTCTACAAGGTTTATATCCAGAAATTCCAGGATCCCAAATCCCTTTCTGTCAGGTGCAGTTGCCCCTATAACCTGGGTGATATCTGCCGCCATGAAGCTGCCGCCCTGATCCAGTTGCAGGAGCTGCTGGACAAGAACCTGCTCAAGGCCGAGGAAGTGGAATACGACCAGCGCCATACTGTGGTCAAGATGAAGACCATTGACCTGAAAACGATCAAACTACTGAGTGCGCCCCAGTCCATTGCCGATGCGGAGAAATACCTTCGGACCAACAAGGCAACCATTGAGCATGCTGCTGATGAAGTGGTGAAGGCTTCGGTTGACCTGGAGGGTAAGACCTACCAGGTGGTCATCAGGAAGAATGAAGAAAGGAATTTTGATACGAGCTGCGACTTTGTTGACACCAAGCATCCCCTCTGCCTGCCCAAGGTGATCGTCTTCATCCAGCTCCTGAATTCATATGGCGCCAATTATTTTGATAGTATCCGGAACTGGGACAAAGAGAAGAACAAGTTACTGGAGGCCTATGGCTATAGCCTGAATGATGACCTCTCCGGAAAATTTGAATTCGCCTATAAGGAAGGGAAGCCTTACCTGCGTGTATTGGACACCTCGATCAAGCGACTAAACCCTGTCCAGCTTTCTTCCAAACCGAAGCCGGTGGAAAAACCGGTAGAAGTGACCGAGACCCCGGTGTTGGAAGCAGAAGAGGAAGCCGCTGCAAAAATGCGGGTAGGTATTGTCCTGAACCTGCACAACAAATCCTATCCTGGTTTCTTTGTTGAGGCAGTACAGGGGGAGCCGGAGGAGTCCATGGAGCGATTTGTGGGGAAAGTAGAGAAAATTGACCTGAGCAAGTATGTGGATACGGAATCCTTCCCCGAGAATGATAAACAACTGATACCAGTTATCAGGAGGATGCAGGAGTCGGAGTTGACCAAGTACCTCAACAGGAACTCTCCCTTCAGCGGGATATGGGAGAACATCATCCACCAGGATACAGAAGACCTGCCAGCTGAAACCAAGCACCTGGTAGTGGAGTACCTGCATCCCAAGCTAAAGAAGATGATGATAGAGCAGGCGGAAAATCCTTTTGTCTTCTACCTGCCGTCGCATAAGGTGTTCAAAACGGAGAACCTTCAGCCTCTGGGCATCAGTAATGATCCTCTTGTGCCCTATTTTAAGGTGCAGCCCAGGAAAAGCCAGTATGAGATCACCTGCCATGTAAAGATCAGCGGGGTGGAGTTAAAGGTGACGGCCAATGAACTTCAGAGCAATGTGCTTTTCCTTTACCAGGATAACCTATACCTCTGGCGTAATGAAGAAGATGTGAACAGGGTGGAGACCTTTATGCCCAAAGGCTCAATGACCATCACCAAGGCTGCCTGGCCAATGCAATTGAAGCAGCTTGTGCTTCCCCTGGCCAAGCATTACCATGTGGATTTTGACCCAGCCCTTATCTCCAGTTATAAGGATGGGGATCCGGAGCAAAGATTGGTGTTGCAGGAAAAAGGTGATTACCTCGTATTCCAGCCTGTATTCAGTTACAAGGGATTTGAAACCAAACCCGGTGACAAGGACGAGATCATTGTGCCGGATGGCGATAAGGTGATGATCGTTCACCGCAACAAGGAGGTGGAAACCCAATTCCTCCAGAAGCTGGAAGCCCTTCACTCAAATTTTATCCGTCCTGAAGGTTCCCATAACCTTGTCCTCAAGGGCAATGATGTGTTGCGCAATAACTGGTTCTTCCTCTTCGTGGATGCCATGAAGGATATGAAGGTCCCGGTATATGGATTTGAGGCCTTGAAGAACTTCAGGTTCAATACGGCCAAGCCACAGACGAGGATACAGATCAGCAGCAATACCGACTGGTTCGATGCGAAGGTGGATATCCTTTTCGGCGACCAGAAAGTGACAGTAGCCGAAGTTAAACGGGCATTATCCAATAAGCAACAATTCGTTCAGCTGGGAGACGGCTCACTGGGTATCCTTCCGGAGGAATGGATCAAGAAGTACTCCCTATTGTTCAGGATAGGTGAAGGCAAGCACCAGCACCTCAAACTCTCGAAATACCACATGAGTGTGATCGACGAGTTGTACAATGAACGCAATGAAGAGGAATTATTCCTGCAACTGGAAGAGAAGTATGACCGCCTGAAGGGGTTCCAGACCATAACGGAAGTGGATCCCCCCAACCATCTTGCGCCTATCCTGCGTCCCTACCAGGTATTTGGCTTCCAGTGGTTGAACTACCTGAAGGAAGTAAACTGGGGTGGGATCCTGGCCGATGATATGGGTCTTGGTAAGACCGTACAGGCATTGAGTTTCCTGCATCATTATAAGAGTTCGGAAGGAACCCTGAAAGCCCTGGTGGTTTGCCCGACCACGCTGATGTTCAACTGGGAGAATGAGATCAAGAAGTTCACCCCTGCGCTTACCTACCATATCCATCATGGTGGGGAAAGGACAAGGAATAAGGCCATGCTGGAAGGGAAGAATGTGATCATCACCACCTATGGCACCCTCAGGAGTGATATCAAGCTGCTGGTGGATATGGAATTTGATTGTGTAGTGCTGGATGAATCACAAGCCATCAAAAACCCCTCGAGCAAGGTAACGAAGGCGGCTTCGCTGCTCCGTTCCAAACATCGTATATGCATGAGCGGTACCCCGCTGCAGAACAATACTTTTGATATCTATGCCCAGATGAATTTCCTGAACCCGGGCATGCTGGGCAGCATGGAGTTCTTCCGCCAGGAGTTTGCCATTCCTATCGATAAGTTCGGGGAGCAGGACAGGAAGGAGCATCTGCGGAAATTGCTTTATCCCTTCATCCTGCGCAGGACAAAGGAGCAGGTAGCGAAAGACCTTCCGGAAAAAACCGAGACCATCTTATGGTGTGAAATGGATGAAGAGCAGCGAAGGATCTATGATGCCTACCGCAATGATTACCGTGACAAGATCCTTGGCACTATTGATACCCAGGGTATGCAGAAATCCCAGTTGACCATTTTGCAGGGTCTTATGAAGTTGCGCCAGATCTGTGATTCGCCCGCGATCCTTAATGAGCAGGAAAAGTTCGAGAACCATTCCATTAAACTGGAGGAGCTCAGCAGGGAGATAACCGAGAATATTGGCAACCACAAGGCCCTGATCTTCTCGCAGTTCCTGGGTATGCTTGACCTGATCAGGCAGAAACTGAAGTCGCAGGAAGTTGATTTCGCCTACTTCGATGGAAGTACGTCTGCCCCTGACCGTGAGAAGGCCATCCAGCGTTTCCAGAACGATGAGAACTGCAGGGTATTCCTGATCTCACTGAAAGCCGGGGGTGTAGGTCTTAACCTTACCGCGGCCGATTATGTGTACATCGTTGATCCCTGGTGGAACCCAGCCGTAGAGCAGCAGGCCATTGACCGGACGCACCGTATTGGCCAGACCAAGAATATCTTTGCGTACCGGATGATCTGTAAGGACACCATTGAGGACAAGATCCTTCAGCTCCAGGAAAGAAAGCGGGTACTCGCGAAAGACCTGATAGCCGATGATGAAGGCTTCGTGAAGAACCTGACGAGGGAAGACGTGGAATACCTGTTCAGTTAA
- a CDS encoding M20/M25/M40 family metallo-hydrolase — translation MKPFFMHPFEKAALTAALLLTQMGYAQKLKKSDKQVIQQLQAHVNYLADDKLEGRRAGSRGEELARNYISKQFAEIGLTPKGADNSWFQAFSIYDGLEYKGNSYLFIEGNEIKDKDFFPMALSPEKILEAMPSVALKESGQPWFMDLAAEKQANSGNPHFDLDAHLQAKIKEYASKGATALLIYNIGEDIKFNPKQKGDQLPIPVLCLSDAIAKKYLVDETAMVEVKLKTGFKKNERQGHNVVGYLDNGAARTVIIGAHYDHLGFGEDGNSMLRNGERLIHNGADDNASGTSTLIELARSLKKDKQKNTNYLFLAFSGEELGLFGSKYFAENPTIALNTVNYMINMDMVGRLNDSSKSITVGGIGTSPSWGSIFNSVSDARYFNIKYDSSGTGPSDHTSFYRKDLPVLFFFTGLHTDYHKPSDDAEKVNVTGQLQILKLVQGVIKQANEQEKLVFTKTREQQTTTSARFSVSMGIMPDYSFSGNGVKVDGVTDGRPASKAGVKTGDIIVQLGTYPVSSVEQYMQALGKFRKGDKTTVKYKRGESELEGNIEF, via the coding sequence ATGAAACCTTTCTTTATGCATCCTTTTGAGAAAGCTGCCTTAACCGCGGCCCTATTACTGACCCAAATGGGTTATGCCCAGAAATTGAAAAAATCCGATAAGCAGGTGATCCAACAGCTCCAGGCCCATGTGAACTACCTGGCGGACGACAAGTTAGAGGGTCGCCGGGCAGGAAGCCGGGGGGAAGAACTGGCAAGGAATTATATCAGCAAGCAATTTGCAGAGATCGGCCTTACACCTAAAGGTGCCGATAACAGTTGGTTCCAGGCATTCAGTATTTATGACGGACTGGAATACAAGGGGAACAGTTACCTTTTCATCGAGGGAAATGAAATCAAGGACAAGGACTTCTTCCCAATGGCCCTGTCGCCCGAGAAGATCCTGGAAGCCATGCCTTCGGTTGCACTGAAGGAAAGCGGCCAGCCATGGTTCATGGACCTGGCTGCTGAAAAACAGGCCAATAGCGGGAACCCCCATTTCGACCTGGATGCACATTTGCAAGCCAAAATAAAGGAGTATGCTTCCAAAGGCGCAACAGCCCTCCTTATTTACAATATAGGCGAGGACATCAAGTTTAACCCCAAGCAAAAAGGGGATCAACTTCCCATTCCGGTGCTTTGCCTCTCAGATGCCATCGCTAAAAAATACCTGGTTGATGAAACCGCCATGGTTGAGGTCAAACTCAAGACCGGCTTCAAAAAGAATGAAAGACAGGGACATAACGTAGTGGGCTACCTTGACAATGGGGCGGCCAGGACAGTGATCATTGGGGCACACTACGACCACCTTGGATTTGGCGAAGACGGCAATTCCATGTTGAGGAACGGCGAACGCCTCATCCACAATGGAGCCGATGATAATGCCAGCGGAACTTCTACCCTTATTGAGTTGGCCAGAAGCTTAAAGAAGGATAAGCAGAAAAACACCAATTACCTGTTCCTAGCCTTTTCAGGGGAAGAACTGGGGCTGTTTGGGTCGAAGTATTTTGCCGAGAACCCTACAATAGCCCTTAATACCGTCAACTATATGATCAATATGGATATGGTGGGAAGGCTAAACGACAGCAGCAAATCCATAACCGTTGGGGGAATTGGCACTTCGCCTTCCTGGGGAAGTATTTTTAATTCGGTTAGTGATGCACGTTACTTCAATATCAAGTATGATAGCAGCGGTACCGGTCCAAGTGACCACACCTCCTTCTATAGGAAGGACCTGCCGGTGTTGTTCTTCTTTACCGGTCTGCACACCGACTACCATAAACCCAGCGATGACGCAGAAAAAGTGAATGTAACAGGTCAGTTGCAGATCCTGAAACTGGTCCAGGGAGTCATCAAACAGGCCAATGAACAGGAAAAGCTGGTGTTCACCAAGACAAGGGAACAGCAAACGACCACTTCTGCAAGGTTCAGCGTGAGCATGGGAATAATGCCCGATTACAGTTTCAGTGGCAATGGTGTTAAAGTGGATGGTGTAACGGACGGAAGGCCGGCCAGCAAGGCAGGGGTAAAGACAGGTGACATCATTGTACAACTGGGCACCTACCCGGTAAGTTCAGTTGAGCAGTATATGCAGGCGCTCGGAAAATTCAGGAAAGGGGATAAGACAACGGTGAAGTATAAACGAGGTGAATCCGAACTGGAGGGCAATATTGAATTTTGA
- the rpiB gene encoding ribose 5-phosphate isomerase B, whose translation MSTFSTARPVAIGCDHAGYEYKEAIKSHLEKLGWTVKDFGTNSPASVDYPDFAHPTAAFVESGEAAFGILICGSANGVAITANKHQGIRAGLSFDNEVAKLIRQHNDANVICIPARFVALPYAIQMIDTFIATPFEGGRHANRVNKIACQ comes from the coding sequence ATGTCAACCTTTTCAACTGCCAGGCCCGTAGCCATCGGCTGCGACCATGCCGGATACGAATACAAGGAAGCGATCAAGTCGCACCTCGAAAAACTTGGCTGGACCGTTAAGGATTTTGGCACCAATAGTCCCGCATCAGTTGATTACCCTGATTTTGCCCACCCCACAGCAGCATTTGTTGAGTCTGGTGAGGCAGCCTTTGGTATCCTGATCTGCGGCAGCGCCAATGGCGTGGCCATCACTGCCAATAAACACCAGGGGATCCGGGCAGGCCTTAGTTTTGACAATGAAGTGGCCAAGCTGATCCGGCAGCATAATGATGCCAATGTCATCTGTATTCCGGCGAGGTTTGTTGCCCTTCCTTATGCGATCCAAATGATCGATACATTCATTGCCACCCCTTTTGAAGGCGGTCGCCATGCCAACCGTGTAAACAAGATTGCCTGCCAGTGA
- a CDS encoding class I SAM-dependent methyltransferase, whose protein sequence is MSNPNEDHILRSWHTNAGAWNTAIDSNAIRSRVLVTNEAIVNNIVELSPSTYLDLGCGEGWLVRAINEKLPGVVAEGADAIPNLVAMAGQKFKASHFTIASYQDIIAGQYKPARSYDVISFNFSLFGNELVGYLLTAIIPFFSPKGKLVIQTLHPYSSCGDLPYRDGWREGSWNGFSPDFNDPAPWYFRTFNGWFRLLHHCGYAITDIREPIHPETGMPASLIFVAQP, encoded by the coding sequence ATGAGCAACCCAAACGAAGACCATATCCTCCGGAGCTGGCATACCAATGCCGGAGCATGGAATACAGCCATTGATTCCAATGCGATCCGGAGCAGGGTGCTGGTGACCAATGAAGCTATTGTAAATAACATTGTAGAACTATCTCCTTCAACTTATCTAGACCTGGGCTGTGGCGAAGGCTGGCTCGTTCGTGCGATCAACGAAAAACTTCCCGGTGTTGTTGCCGAAGGCGCTGACGCCATACCTAACCTGGTTGCTATGGCAGGCCAAAAATTCAAGGCTTCCCATTTCACTATAGCCTCCTACCAGGACATTATTGCTGGCCAATATAAACCAGCCAGGAGTTATGATGTGATCAGCTTCAACTTCTCCCTTTTTGGCAATGAACTGGTAGGGTATCTGTTAACGGCTATCATTCCTTTCTTCTCACCGAAAGGCAAACTGGTGATCCAGACCCTACATCCTTATAGCAGCTGTGGTGATCTGCCTTACCGGGATGGATGGCGGGAAGGAAGCTGGAATGGTTTTTCACCAGATTTCAATGACCCGGCCCCATGGTATTTCCGCACCTTCAATGGATGGTTCAGGCTACTTCACCATTGCGGCTATGCCATCACTGACATCAGGGAGCCGATCCACCCCGAGACCGGCATGCCCGCCTCCCTTATATTTGTGGCCCAACCATAA
- the tatC gene encoding twin-arginine translocase subunit TatC: MAKSIFNRKGGSEQAEMSFIDHLEALRWHIMRSLLAILMGAIVVFANMDFFFDQVIMGPAHKEFLTYRMLCAFSHKVGLGDAMCLADINLKLISTEMSSQFMMSFTIAFVGGFVIAFPYIFWEFWRFVKPALTEKELRKTRGVIFWVSLLFFTGIAFGYFLIAPYTVNFFAAYTLSPLIQNTFTVSDYIDNIVSLVVGTGVVFQLPLVVFFLAKVGIVTANFLRTYRKFAVVVILVIAAVITPPDVISQLIVTVPLWLLYEISITIAARVNPGEEAVAAPSEWS; the protein is encoded by the coding sequence ATGGCAAAAAGTATATTCAACAGGAAAGGAGGCAGCGAGCAGGCTGAAATGTCATTTATCGACCATCTCGAAGCATTGCGCTGGCATATCATGCGCTCTTTGCTGGCTATCCTGATGGGTGCTATTGTTGTTTTTGCGAACATGGATTTCTTCTTCGACCAGGTGATCATGGGTCCTGCACATAAGGAGTTCCTGACCTACCGGATGCTTTGCGCTTTCAGCCATAAGGTTGGGCTGGGCGATGCCATGTGCCTGGCGGATATTAACCTGAAGCTGATCAGCACCGAGATGAGCAGCCAGTTCATGATGAGCTTTACCATTGCTTTTGTTGGAGGGTTTGTTATCGCCTTCCCTTATATATTCTGGGAGTTCTGGCGTTTCGTAAAGCCTGCCCTCACCGAAAAGGAATTGCGCAAGACAAGGGGTGTGATCTTCTGGGTGTCCCTGCTTTTCTTTACCGGGATCGCCTTTGGCTATTTCCTGATCGCCCCTTACACCGTGAATTTCTTTGCCGCCTATACGCTTAGCCCGCTCATCCAGAACACCTTTACAGTAAGTGATTATATCGACAATATCGTATCGCTGGTGGTAGGCACCGGTGTTGTATTCCAATTACCGCTGGTAGTGTTCTTCCTGGCCAAGGTGGGCATTGTGACTGCCAACTTCCTTCGGACCTACCGTAAGTTTGCAGTGGTGGTCATCCTGGTCATTGCAGCGGTGATAACGCCACCCGATGTGATCAGCCAGCTGATCGTTACCGTTCCCCTTTGGCTCTTGTACGAGATCAGTATTACCATTGCTGCAAGGGTTAACCCTGGCGAAGAGGCTGTTGCTGCCCCTTCTGAGTGGAGCTAG
- a CDS encoding GNAT family N-acetyltransferase, protein MPQVENFSDKIKQFGYANAGTLMIKKVLEKLGIFKHTYLVYKKKCNAATISSITLPEGYHLKKLALSDFSAATHFLFRDSKLELFKKQLENPAYHSYGIFKGDELAAYIWISYSNIELPNPFNEGFYLPLEPNEGYQFDSFCHPTHRRKGLNAYLVHYGEKELINNKKDYAVSIIRRENKASRGSWEKVGFKEDRKVMCTLWWGKKKICIANFNTV, encoded by the coding sequence ATGCCTCAGGTAGAAAACTTTAGTGATAAAATCAAGCAATTTGGCTATGCCAATGCCGGCACCCTGATGATAAAAAAAGTGTTGGAAAAACTAGGCATATTCAAGCATACCTACTTGGTCTACAAGAAGAAATGCAATGCCGCAACCATTTCATCCATTACCTTACCAGAAGGCTACCACCTGAAAAAACTTGCACTATCGGATTTCTCTGCCGCAACCCATTTTCTTTTCCGCGACTCAAAACTGGAACTATTCAAAAAGCAACTAGAGAACCCCGCTTACCATTCCTATGGCATTTTCAAAGGTGATGAACTGGCAGCCTATATCTGGATCTCCTACTCCAATATTGAGTTACCCAACCCTTTCAACGAGGGGTTCTATTTACCACTGGAGCCAAATGAAGGGTACCAGTTTGACAGTTTCTGCCATCCCACTCATAGAAGGAAAGGACTCAATGCCTACCTGGTCCACTATGGAGAAAAGGAGCTTATCAATAACAAAAAGGATTATGCAGTTTCCATCATCCGCAGGGAAAATAAGGCCTCCAGGGGATCATGGGAAAAAGTTGGATTCAAAGAGGACCGCAAGGTAATGTGTACGCTTTGGTGGGGGAAAAAGAAAATATGCATTGCGAACTTCAATACTGTCTGA
- a CDS encoding IPExxxVDY family protein yields MKLKLDVSEMAEEFFEDSKLLGIVAKVKDYQFCWQLNQRFRFRFRLNNDIEIQLSKKQRNYFFPIYQYPEPNSSLIHYLYNNHHDGEYLLPEFKHLDFLWLVKGDVIDQVALQEIIQSIRSISAVQLVTELTNEKIKHKDHLIF; encoded by the coding sequence ATGAAACTAAAACTGGACGTATCGGAAATGGCGGAGGAGTTCTTTGAGGACTCAAAGCTCCTAGGTATTGTGGCCAAGGTGAAGGACTACCAGTTTTGCTGGCAGCTGAACCAAAGGTTCAGGTTCAGGTTCCGCCTGAACAATGACATTGAGATCCAGCTCAGTAAAAAGCAACGGAACTATTTCTTCCCCATTTACCAATATCCAGAGCCTAATTCCTCGCTTATCCATTATCTATACAACAACCACCATGACGGGGAATACCTGTTGCCGGAGTTCAAGCACCTGGACTTCCTATGGCTGGTCAAAGGCGATGTTATTGACCAGGTAGCCCTGCAGGAAATCATACAATCCATCAGGTCCATTAGTGCTGTACAGTTGGTAACCGAATTGACGAATGAAAAGATCAAGCATAAGGACCACCTGATCTTTTGA
- a CDS encoding 4a-hydroxytetrahydrobiopterin dehydratase: protein MWQEINNQLYKEFRFRDFSEAFAFMTRVAIEAEKMNHHPLWSNVWNKVEIWLSTHDAGNIVTDKDRQLATRIDQLLS, encoded by the coding sequence ATGTGGCAGGAAATCAATAACCAGCTCTATAAAGAGTTTCGTTTCCGTGACTTTTCCGAAGCTTTCGCTTTTATGACCAGGGTCGCGATCGAAGCTGAAAAAATGAACCATCACCCGCTTTGGTCCAATGTCTGGAACAAGGTGGAGATCTGGCTAAGCACACATGACGCCGGCAATATCGTTACTGATAAGGACAGGCAGCTGGCTACCAGGATCGATCAACTCTTATCATGA
- the ctlX gene encoding citrulline utilization hydrolase CtlX: protein MQAASSIAMIRPASFGFNPDTAVTNAFQKQTGLDPEKLASLAREEFDHMVSLLRNKDIHVLVLEDDPEPKKPDAVFPNNWFSLGPDGTLHIYPMQAASRQLEVREDLLAELSGHFKVKEIKDWRENPYGAFLEGTGSMIMDHQEKIIYAAISPRTDEQLLLSYASYTGYRAFPFQAADRFGKSIYHTNVLMALGTSFAILCTSAIKNEDERSRLIGSLEQTGHELIAISFDQMDAFAGNMLEVKNKKGQPFIAMSQAAFDSLTNEQRRKLSAHGELLPIPIPTIETIGGGSVRCMMAEIFAPEKE from the coding sequence ATGCAGGCTGCTTCTTCTATTGCCATGATCCGTCCCGCCTCTTTTGGCTTTAACCCGGACACCGCTGTTACCAATGCTTTCCAGAAACAAACAGGACTGGACCCTGAAAAGCTGGCGAGCCTTGCCAGGGAAGAATTTGACCATATGGTCTCCCTTCTCCGAAACAAGGATATCCATGTATTGGTGTTGGAAGACGATCCTGAACCAAAGAAACCAGATGCGGTTTTCCCCAACAATTGGTTCAGTCTTGGCCCTGATGGGACCTTGCATATCTATCCCATGCAGGCCGCATCCAGGCAACTTGAAGTGAGGGAAGATTTGCTTGCAGAATTATCCGGGCATTTCAAGGTAAAGGAGATAAAGGATTGGAGGGAGAACCCCTATGGAGCTTTCCTGGAAGGAACGGGCAGCATGATCATGGACCATCAGGAAAAAATCATTTATGCGGCTATTTCCCCGCGGACGGATGAGCAATTGCTGTTATCCTATGCATCATATACAGGTTACCGCGCCTTTCCATTCCAGGCAGCTGACCGCTTTGGAAAAAGCATCTATCATACCAATGTATTAATGGCTTTGGGTACCAGCTTTGCCATTCTCTGCACCAGCGCAATAAAAAATGAGGATGAAAGAAGCAGGCTCATTGGATCGCTTGAGCAAACTGGCCATGAACTTATTGCTATCAGTTTCGACCAAATGGATGCCTTTGCAGGCAATATGCTGGAAGTAAAAAACAAGAAGGGGCAACCGTTCATTGCCATGAGCCAGGCTGCTTTCGATAGCCTGACCAATGAGCAACGTAGGAAGCTTTCAGCACACGGGGAATTACTACCCATACCTATCCCTACCATCGAAACGATTGGCGGCGGTAGCGTGAGGTGTATGATGGCCGAGATCTTCGCTCCGGAAAAGGAATAA